In Streptomyces erythrochromogenes, the DNA window AGGGGGAGACGGCATGTGCGGCGGGGCCGGCGAGTGAAGTTCCTGCACACCTCCGACTGGCACCTCGGCCGGGCCTTCCACCGGGTGAACCTGCTCGGCGCCCAGGCCGCCTTCGTGGACCACCTCGTCGAGACGGTCCGCGCGCACGAGGTCGACGCCGTCCTCGTCGCCGGCGACGTCTACGACCGTGCCGTGCCCCCGCTGCCCGCCGTCGAGCTGTACGACCGGGCCCTGCACCGGCTTGCCGGGCTCGGGGTGCCCACCGTCATGATCTCCGGCAACCACGACTCCGCGCGCCGGCTCGGGGTCGGGGCCGGGCTGATCGGCCGCGCCGGGATCCACCTGCGGACCGACCCGGCCGGCTGCGCCGACCCCGTCGTGCTGGCCGACGTACACGGTGACGTGGCGCTGTACGGGCTGCCCTACCTGGAGCCGGCCCTGGTCAAGGACGAGTTCGCCGCGCGGAAGGTCAGCCACGAGGCGGTCCTGGGCGCGGCCATGGACCGGATCCGGGCCGACCTCGCCACCCGCCCGCCCGGCACCCGCTCCGTCGTCCTGGCGCACGCCTTCGTCACCGGCGGGCAGGCCAGCGACAGCGAGCGCGACATCAGCGTCGGCGGCGTCGAGGCCGTGCCCGCCTCCGTCTTCGACGGGGTGGACTACGCCGCCCTCGGCCACCTCCACGGCTGCCAGACGATCAACGAACGGGTCCGCTACTCCGGTTCCCCGCTCGCCTACTCCTTCTCCGAGGCGGACCACCGCAAGACCATGTGGCTGATCGAACTGGGGGCGCAGGGAGAGATCGCCGCCGCCGAGCGCATCGACACCCCCGTGCCGCGCGCCCTCGCGAGGCTGCGCGGACGGATCGACGACCTGCTCGACGACCCCGCGTACGCCGTGCACGAGGACGCGTGGGTGGAGGCCACCCTCACCGACCCGGTCCGTCCCGAGGATCCCATGGCCCGCCTCGCCGCCCGCTTCCCGCACACCCTCACCCTCGCCTTCGACCCCGAGGGCCGCCAGGAGGAGACCGGCGCCTCCTACGCCCAGCGGCTGCGCGGCCGCACCGACCAGCAGATCGCCGAGGACTTCGTCGCCCACGTGCGCGGCGGCGGACACCCGGACGAGGCCGAACGGGCCGTCCTCCAGGGCGCCTTCGACGACGTACGCGCCGACGACAGCCGCCGGGAGACCCACCGATGAGGCTGCACCGGCTGGCCGTCACCGCCTTCGGGCCCTTCGCCGACCCACAGGAGATCGACTTCGACGCCCTGTCCGGCGCCGGGATCTTCCTGCTGCACGGCCCCACGGGCGCGGGCAAGACCTCCGTGCTCGACGCCGTCTGCTACGCCCTCTACGGTTCCGTGCCCGGCGCCCGGCAGGCTCCCGGCACCAGCCTGCGCAGCGACCACGCCGCCGCCGGCACGCCCACCGAGGTCACCCTCGAACTCACCGCGGGCGGCCGCCGCCTGGAGATCACCCGCCGCCCCGAACAGGAGCGTCCGAAGAAGCGGGGCACGGGCACCACCAAGGACAAGGCGCAGAGTTGGCTGCGCGAGCACACCGGCGAGGGCTGGGAGGCGCTCAGCCGCTCCCACCAGGAGATCGGTGAGGAGGTCGAGCAGCTGCTCGGCATGAGCCGCGAGCAGTTCTGCCAGGTCGTGCTGCTGCCGCAGGGGGAGTTCGCCCGGTTCCTGCGCGCCGACGAGGCGGCCCGCGGCCGGCTCCTCGGCCGGCTCTTCGACACCCGCCGGTTCGCCGCGGTCGAGACCCTGCTCGGGGAGCGGCGCCGCGCCGCCGAGGCCAGGGTCCGGGCCGGCGACGAGAAGGTGCTCCACACCGCCCAGCGGCTCGCCCAGGCCGCCGGGGACAGCGCCGATCTGCGGGCCTGGCCGCTGCCCGGACACCAGCCGGGAGACCCCGGGCTGGCCGGGGCGGTCCGCGCCTGGGCGGCCGTCGCCCGCTGCTCGGCCCGGGAACGGCTCGACGTCGCCGAGTACGCGCTGGCCGCCGTCGAAAGCCGGCACGCCGCCGCCCGGCTGGCCGCCGAGGACGCGCGCGAGCTCGACCGGCTCCAGCGCCGGCACGCGGAGACCGCCCGCCGCGCCGCCCTGCTCGCCGAGGCGGGGCCCGAGCGCGAGCGCGTGCGCGGCCTGCTGGACGGGGCCCGGCGGGGCGCCCTGGTGGCCCCCGCCCTGGAACTGCGCGGCGCGGCCTCCTCGGCGCACCTCGCCGCCGCGCACGCCGAGACGGCCGCGCGGGCGGAACTGCCGCCCCCGCTGCGGGAGGCGGGCGCCGAGCAGCTCGCCACCGTCGAGCAGCGGCTGCGCGAGGAGCTGGGCGCGCTCGGCGCCGCCCACCGCGCCGAGCAGCGCTGCGCCGGGATCGGCCGTGAACGGGCCGACCTGGAACGGGAGTCGCGGGCCGCCGAGGAGCAGCACCAGGAGTCCGCCGAGTGGCTGGAGCGCTGGCAGGAGACCCGCACCGCCCTCCAGGAGCGGGTGGACGCCGCGCAGCAGGCCGCCACGCTGGCCGAGCAGCTCGCGGGCCGGCTGGAACCGGCCCGGATGAACCTGAACGCCGCCCGCAGGCGGGACGAGTTCGCCGCCGACGCCGAACGTGCCGAGGGCGAACTGCTCGACCTGCGCGAGGAGTCGGCCGCCGCGCGCGAAAGCTGGCTGGAGCTCAAGGAGGCCCGGCTGCGCGGAATCGCCGCCGAGCTCGCCGAGGCACTGGTGGCCGGAGAGGCCTGCACCGTGTGCGGATCCGCGGAGCACCCCGCTCCGGCCCGCCCCGCCCCCGGCCACGTGGACCGGGCCGCCGAGGACGCCGCCCACGCCGCCTTCGAAGAGGCCGAGCAGGCCCGGGCCGCCGTCGAGCGCCGCCTGGCCGCCGCCCGGGAAGCCCGCGCCGAGGCGGCCTCCGCCGCCGGGGACGCCACCACCGCCGAACTCCTGGCCCTGACCGCGGACCTGAGTGCCCGCCACGCCGCCGCCCACGCGGCGGCCGCCGGCCTGCACGCCGCCCGCGAGCAGCTCGCCCGGGCCGAACGGGAGCACTCCGCGCGCAGTGCCGACCGGCTCGACGCCGAGACCCGGGCCGCCGCCCGCGCCTCCCGCCGCGAGGCCCTGGACCGGGAGCAGGCCTCGCTGGAGGCCGAACTCGCCCTCGTACGCCGCGACGCGCCCACCGTCGCGGCCCGTGCCCGGACCCTGGAGGACCGGGTCCGCATCGTCGCCGGGGCCGCGGCCTGCCTGCGCCGGGCCGAGACGGCCGCCGCCCGGCTGAAGGAGGCCGACGACCAGCTCGCCGACGCCGCCTTCAAGGCCGGCTTCGACACCATCGAGGCCGCCGCCGACGCCGTCCTCCCCGAGTACGAACGCACCGCGCTCCAGCACCGGTCGGACGCCTGGCAGGCGGAGGAGGCCCTCCTGGCGGACCGCCTCGGCGAGAGCGGCACCGCCGAGGCGGCGGCGCTGCCTCCGGCCGCACCGGACGCGGCCGAGGCGTACGCGGTACGGGCCGCGGCGAAGCTTCGTACGGCAGGCTCCGCCTGTGACGCGGCCCGGGTCCGCTGCACCGAGCTGGACCGGCTCTCCCGGCAGATGGAGCAGGAACTGCGCGCGCTCGGCCCGCTGCGGGAGGCCTACGACCGGGTGGCCCGGCTGGCCGGCCTGACCGCGGGCACCTCCGCCGACAACGAGCGCAGGATGCGCCTGGAGGCCTACGTACTGGCCGCCCGCCTGGAGCAGGTTGCCGCCGCCGCGACGGTACGGCTGCTGCGCATGTCCGGTGGCCGCTACACCCTGGTCCACTCCGACGCGCGAGCGGGTGGACGGGGGCGTTCCGGCCTCGGGCTGCACGTGGTCGACGCCTGGACCGGCAGCGAGCGGGACACCGCCACCCTGTCCGGCGGCGAGACCTTCTTCGCCTCGCTCGCCCTCGCGCTGGGCCTCGCCGACGTGGTCACCGACGAGGCGGGCGGCACGCGCCTCGACACCCTCTTCATCGACGAGGGTTTCGGCAGCCTCGACGACCAGGCGCTGGACGAGGTGCTCGACGTGCTGGACTCGCTGCGCGAGCGGGACCGCAGTGTCGGCATCGTCAGCCACGTCGCCGACCTGCGGACCCGGGTCCAGGCCCAGCTGGAGATCGTCAAGCAGCGCGGCGGCTCGGTGGTGCGCCACCGCACGGCGGCCCTCACGGACTGAGCGGATCACGGACCGAGCGGGCCCGGAAGGCTCACGGGCTGAGCGGGCGGCGGGGCAGCGGCGAGGAGTAGACGATGCTCGTCGTCACCGAGCCGAGTCCCGAGATCCGGCCGGTGACCTCCTCCAGGTGCCCCATCGAGCGGGTCGCGACCTTGAGGACGAAGCAGTCGTCGCCCGTGACGTGATGGGCCTCCAGGATCTCCGGGGTGGCCTCCAGGAAGTCGTGGAACGGCTTGTAGTTGCCGTGCGGATAGCGCAGCCGCACCAGCGCCAGGATCGACTTGCCGAGCTTCTCCGGGTCCACCACGGCCGTGTAGCCGGTGATCACTCCGGCCTCCTCCAGCCGGCGGACCCGCTCGGTGACGGCGCTCGCGGACATGGACACGGAGCGGGCGAGCTCGGTGAAACTGGCGCGGCCGTCCCGCTGGAGCGCTTCGAGGATCCGCCAGTCGGTGGCGTCAGGGGAATAGTCGGTCATGTGGCAGGTCTAGCAGGGGATTCCCCGGTGAGACAAGGAGAAGGCCGGGGAAACCGACTTCCAGGGATGATCAACAGATCGTAGATTTCTGGCCATGACGACGACGCAGAACGCCTCCTCCGCCCCCGCCGCCACCAACCCGGTGCTCCGCGTGCCCCCGGCCTCCCCGGCCGCGGCCGCCGCGTACTTCGCTGCCAGCCTGGCTTTCCACGCGGACGTCTCGGACGTCGCGAGCGCCTTCAAGGCCCACCGCGAGACGGGCGCCGAGCTGGGCTTCCAGCTCGTCGACTCCCGCTCCACGCCCTCCTGGGACCAGGCGCACGTGCCCGGTGCGATCCACCTGCCCACCGCCCTGGTCCCGGAGCAGGCCGAGCGGCTCCTGGACAAGGACCTCCCCGTGGTGACGTACTGCTGGGGCCCCGGCTGCAACGGCGGCACCCGCTCCGCCCTCGCCCTGGCCGAACTGGGCTTCCAGGTCAAGGAGATGCTCGGCGGCATCGAGTACTGGATCCGGGAGGGCTTCGAGGTCGAGACCTGGCAGGGCACGCAGCAGCGCGGCGAGGCCGACCCGCTGACCGCGCCGACCGACTCGGACGACTGCGGCTGCTGATGTGCCCGCCCCACGCGCACGGGCCGCCCGCTCCCGGGGGAGAGGAGCGGCCCGTACCTCGTCCGGCAGCCGGCTGCGGTGCCGTCAGAGCTTCGAGAGCTCGTCCAGCAGGTCGTCCAGCCCCAGCGAACCCTGCGACAGCGCCGCCATGTGCCAGGCCTTCAGGTCGAAGGAATCGCCGTGCGCGGCACGTGCGTTGTCCCGGCCCAGCAGCCAGGTGCGCTCG includes these proteins:
- a CDS encoding AAA family ATPase; this translates as MRLHRLAVTAFGPFADPQEIDFDALSGAGIFLLHGPTGAGKTSVLDAVCYALYGSVPGARQAPGTSLRSDHAAAGTPTEVTLELTAGGRRLEITRRPEQERPKKRGTGTTKDKAQSWLREHTGEGWEALSRSHQEIGEEVEQLLGMSREQFCQVVLLPQGEFARFLRADEAARGRLLGRLFDTRRFAAVETLLGERRRAAEARVRAGDEKVLHTAQRLAQAAGDSADLRAWPLPGHQPGDPGLAGAVRAWAAVARCSARERLDVAEYALAAVESRHAAARLAAEDARELDRLQRRHAETARRAALLAEAGPERERVRGLLDGARRGALVAPALELRGAASSAHLAAAHAETAARAELPPPLREAGAEQLATVEQRLREELGALGAAHRAEQRCAGIGRERADLERESRAAEEQHQESAEWLERWQETRTALQERVDAAQQAATLAEQLAGRLEPARMNLNAARRRDEFAADAERAEGELLDLREESAAARESWLELKEARLRGIAAELAEALVAGEACTVCGSAEHPAPARPAPGHVDRAAEDAAHAAFEEAEQARAAVERRLAAAREARAEAASAAGDATTAELLALTADLSARHAAAHAAAAGLHAAREQLARAEREHSARSADRLDAETRAAARASRREALDREQASLEAELALVRRDAPTVAARARTLEDRVRIVAGAAACLRRAETAAARLKEADDQLADAAFKAGFDTIEAAADAVLPEYERTALQHRSDAWQAEEALLADRLGESGTAEAAALPPAAPDAAEAYAVRAAAKLRTAGSACDAARVRCTELDRLSRQMEQELRALGPLREAYDRVARLAGLTAGTSADNERRMRLEAYVLAARLEQVAAAATVRLLRMSGGRYTLVHSDARAGGRGRSGLGLHVVDAWTGSERDTATLSGGETFFASLALALGLADVVTDEAGGTRLDTLFIDEGFGSLDDQALDEVLDVLDSLRERDRSVGIVSHVADLRTRVQAQLEIVKQRGGSVVRHRTAALTD
- a CDS encoding rhodanese-like domain-containing protein, with amino-acid sequence MTTTQNASSAPAATNPVLRVPPASPAAAAAYFAASLAFHADVSDVASAFKAHRETGAELGFQLVDSRSTPSWDQAHVPGAIHLPTALVPEQAERLLDKDLPVVTYCWGPGCNGGTRSALALAELGFQVKEMLGGIEYWIREGFEVETWQGTQQRGEADPLTAPTDSDDCGC
- a CDS encoding exonuclease SbcCD subunit D, translated to MKFLHTSDWHLGRAFHRVNLLGAQAAFVDHLVETVRAHEVDAVLVAGDVYDRAVPPLPAVELYDRALHRLAGLGVPTVMISGNHDSARRLGVGAGLIGRAGIHLRTDPAGCADPVVLADVHGDVALYGLPYLEPALVKDEFAARKVSHEAVLGAAMDRIRADLATRPPGTRSVVLAHAFVTGGQASDSERDISVGGVEAVPASVFDGVDYAALGHLHGCQTINERVRYSGSPLAYSFSEADHRKTMWLIELGAQGEIAAAERIDTPVPRALARLRGRIDDLLDDPAYAVHEDAWVEATLTDPVRPEDPMARLAARFPHTLTLAFDPEGRQEETGASYAQRLRGRTDQQIAEDFVAHVRGGGHPDEAERAVLQGAFDDVRADDSRRETHR
- a CDS encoding Lrp/AsnC family transcriptional regulator, which gives rise to MTDYSPDATDWRILEALQRDGRASFTELARSVSMSASAVTERVRRLEEAGVITGYTAVVDPEKLGKSILALVRLRYPHGNYKPFHDFLEATPEILEAHHVTGDDCFVLKVATRSMGHLEEVTGRISGLGSVTTSIVYSSPLPRRPLSP